A window of the Arachis duranensis cultivar V14167 chromosome 5, aradu.V14167.gnm2.J7QH, whole genome shotgun sequence genome harbors these coding sequences:
- the LOC110281491 gene encoding uncharacterized protein LOC110281491, with protein MGITNVLCQALQQQSQDILNAMHIVSTSKLLLQQLRDGGWCNFFANVKDFCEKHEIEVPNMSAQYVFGRGRSRQRSVTVEHHYRINVFLATIDSQIQELNSRFNEQTIELLTLSCALDPKDNFKSFNIEEISKLVEKFYLLNFPSNELNILKSQLQHYQHDIPNHLKGIGTLSELCNKLQETGKSRTYHMVDRLIRLVLTLPVSTATTERAFSAIKIVKTRLRSKMADEFLADNLVIYIEKELAAIFDTNSIIDDFENRKKCRIAFS; from the coding sequence ATGGGAATTACTAATGTTCTTTGCCAAGCACTGCAACAACAATCTCAAGATATTCTTAATGCAATGCATATTGTTTCTACATCAAAGTTACTtcttcaacaattaagagaTGGTGGATGGTGCAATTTTTTTGCAAATGTTAAagatttttgtgaaaaacatgaaattgaaGTCCCTAATATGAGTGCACAATATGTTTTTGGAAGAGGTCGATCTCGTCAACGAAGTGTGACAGTTGAGCATCATTATCGAATAAATGTATTTTTGGCAACAATTGACTCTCAAATACAAGAGTTGAATAGTAGATTTAATGAGCAAACAATAGAGCTTTTGACTTTGAGTTGTGCTTTGGATCCTAAGGACAATTTCAAATCATTTAATATTGAAGAAATTAGTAAGTTAGTAGAGAAGTTTTATCTCCTTAACTTTCCTTCTAATGagttaaatattttgaaatctcAGTTGCAACATTATCAGCATGATATACCAAATCATTTGAAAGGCATTGGTACACTTTCTGAATTGTGcaacaagttgcaagaaacGGGAAAATCAAGAACTTATCACATGGTTGATAGATTAATACGTCTTGTTTTGACTCTACCAGTGTCTACAGCAACAACAGAAAGAGCTTTTTCAGCAATAAAAATTGTTAAGACAAGACTCCGAAGTAAGATGGCTGATGAATTTCTTGCAGACAATTTGGTCatctatatagaaaaagaattagCAGCTATTTTTGACACAAATTCAATTAtagatgattttgaaaatagaaaaaaatgtcGAATAGCCTTTTCATGA
- the LOC107488781 gene encoding serine--tRNA ligase, chloroplastic/mitochondrial isoform X1, with the protein MKMGCLNGTTISLSCLKLAFPSYPSSFQNLPFRRTIKPLSAAVQTSPATSPSTTKVEDQGARSHWKAAIDFKWIKDNKEAVAANIRNRNSDVDLELVLQLYDQFFNLQKEVERVRGERNAVANKMKGKMEQFERQRLIEEGKNLKEGLIALEEDLLKLNDKLQLEAQRIPNMTHPHVPIGGEDSSMTTKLVGSAPEFSFPVKDHLELGKELCLFDFDTAAEVSGSKFYYLKNDAVLLEMALVNWTLSEVMKRGFTPLTTPELVRSSIVEKCGFQPRGNNTQVYSIEDSDQCLIGTAEIPVGGLHMDSILAETLLPLKYVAFSHCFRTEAGAAGSATRGLYRVHQFSKVEMFIFCRSEDSEHYHEELIKIEEDMFSSLGLHFKILDMASEDLGAPAYRKFDVEAWMPGLERFGEISSASNCTDYQSRRLGIRYRPLEAPVASPRKSKSNLAPPQFVHTLNATACAVPRMIICLLENYQQEDGSILIPEPLRPFMGGRSVISRKS; encoded by the exons ATGAAGATGGGTTGTTTGAACGGGACAACCATCTCACTCTCATGCCTCAAACTCGCTTTCCCTTCTTACCCTTCTTCCTTCCAGAACCTTCCATTTCGCCGCACCATCAAGCCTCTCTCCGCCGCCGTCCAAACATCTCCCGCCACTTCACCATCAACCACCAAGGTCGAGGACCAAGGTGCGAGGTCTCACTGGAAGGCCGCAATAGACTTCAAGTGGATAAAGGATAACAAGGAAGCAGTTGCTGCCAACATTCGCAACCGTAACTCCGATGTTGATTTGGAACTCGTCCTTCAACTCTATGACCAGTTCTTTAATCTTCAAAAG GAAGTTGAGAGAGTGCGCGGAGAAAGAAATGCGGTAGCAAACAAGATGAAAGGGAAAATGGAACAATTTGAGCGTCAAAGACTAATTGAGGAAG GAAAGAATTTGAAGGAAGGACTCATTGCTTTGGAAGAAGACCTGCTCAAGCTTAATGACAAACTTCAACTCGAAGCACAACGGATACCAAACATGACTCATCCACATGTTCCAATAGGTGGAGAGGATAGTTCTATGACAACGAAGCTG GTTGGCAGCGCTCCAGAGTTTAGTTTCCCTGTCAAGGATCATCTTGAACTAGGAAAGGAACTTTGCCTTTTCGATTTCGACACAGCTGCAGAG GTCAGTGGGTCAAAGTTCTACTACTTGAAAAATGATGCAGTTTTGTTAGAGATGGCCCTTGTGAATTGGACACTCTCAGAAGTGATGAAGAGAGGCTTTACTCCATTAACAACGCCTGAACTTGTACGGTCCTCTATTGTTGAAAAATGTGGTTTCCAACCTCGTGGAAACAATACACAG GTTTATTCCATAGAAGATAGTGACCAATGCCTCATCGGCACTGCAGAGATACCTGTCGGGGGTCTTCATATGGATTCTATACTTGCTGAAACTTTGTTACCCCTGAAATATGTAGCATTTTCTCATTGCTTCCGTACTGAGGCTGGTGCCGCTGGCAGTGCAACAAG GGGTCTTTATCGAGTTCACCAGTTCAGCAAGGTTGAAATGTTTATTTTCTGCCGCTCAGAAGACAGTGAACATTATCATGAAGAGcttattaaaattgaagaaGACATGTTCTCATCCCTTGGGTTACATTTTAA AATTTTAGATATGGCTTCCGAAGATTTAGGCGCACCTGCTTACCGTAAATTTGATGTGGAGGCTTGGATGCCTGGCTTAGAACGGTTTGGCGAG ATTTCAAGTGCATCAAATTGCACAGACTATCAGAGCCGTAGGTTGGGAATCCGGTATCGCCCGTTGGAAGCGCCAGTTGCAAGCCCGAGAAAGTCTAAAAGCAATCTGGCTCCACCACAGTTTGTTCACACACTAAATGCAACAGCTTGTGCAGTACCACGGATGATAATATGCTTGCTTGAGAATTACCAGCAAGAAGATGGATCCATCCTTATCCCTGAGCCTTTGAGGCCCTTCATGGGTGGGCGTAGTGTTATTTCTAGAAAATCTTGA
- the LOC107488781 gene encoding serine--tRNA ligase, chloroplastic/mitochondrial isoform X2 translates to MKGKMEQFERQRLIEEGKNLKEGLIALEEDLLKLNDKLQLEAQRIPNMTHPHVPIGGEDSSMTTKLVGSAPEFSFPVKDHLELGKELCLFDFDTAAEVSGSKFYYLKNDAVLLEMALVNWTLSEVMKRGFTPLTTPELVRSSIVEKCGFQPRGNNTQVYSIEDSDQCLIGTAEIPVGGLHMDSILAETLLPLKYVAFSHCFRTEAGAAGSATRGLYRVHQFSKVEMFIFCRSEDSEHYHEELIKIEEDMFSSLGLHFKILDMASEDLGAPAYRKFDVEAWMPGLERFGEISSASNCTDYQSRRLGIRYRPLEAPVASPRKSKSNLAPPQFVHTLNATACAVPRMIICLLENYQQEDGSILIPEPLRPFMGGRSVISRKS, encoded by the exons ATGAAAGGGAAAATGGAACAATTTGAGCGTCAAAGACTAATTGAGGAAG GAAAGAATTTGAAGGAAGGACTCATTGCTTTGGAAGAAGACCTGCTCAAGCTTAATGACAAACTTCAACTCGAAGCACAACGGATACCAAACATGACTCATCCACATGTTCCAATAGGTGGAGAGGATAGTTCTATGACAACGAAGCTG GTTGGCAGCGCTCCAGAGTTTAGTTTCCCTGTCAAGGATCATCTTGAACTAGGAAAGGAACTTTGCCTTTTCGATTTCGACACAGCTGCAGAG GTCAGTGGGTCAAAGTTCTACTACTTGAAAAATGATGCAGTTTTGTTAGAGATGGCCCTTGTGAATTGGACACTCTCAGAAGTGATGAAGAGAGGCTTTACTCCATTAACAACGCCTGAACTTGTACGGTCCTCTATTGTTGAAAAATGTGGTTTCCAACCTCGTGGAAACAATACACAG GTTTATTCCATAGAAGATAGTGACCAATGCCTCATCGGCACTGCAGAGATACCTGTCGGGGGTCTTCATATGGATTCTATACTTGCTGAAACTTTGTTACCCCTGAAATATGTAGCATTTTCTCATTGCTTCCGTACTGAGGCTGGTGCCGCTGGCAGTGCAACAAG GGGTCTTTATCGAGTTCACCAGTTCAGCAAGGTTGAAATGTTTATTTTCTGCCGCTCAGAAGACAGTGAACATTATCATGAAGAGcttattaaaattgaagaaGACATGTTCTCATCCCTTGGGTTACATTTTAA AATTTTAGATATGGCTTCCGAAGATTTAGGCGCACCTGCTTACCGTAAATTTGATGTGGAGGCTTGGATGCCTGGCTTAGAACGGTTTGGCGAG ATTTCAAGTGCATCAAATTGCACAGACTATCAGAGCCGTAGGTTGGGAATCCGGTATCGCCCGTTGGAAGCGCCAGTTGCAAGCCCGAGAAAGTCTAAAAGCAATCTGGCTCCACCACAGTTTGTTCACACACTAAATGCAACAGCTTGTGCAGTACCACGGATGATAATATGCTTGCTTGAGAATTACCAGCAAGAAGATGGATCCATCCTTATCCCTGAGCCTTTGAGGCCCTTCATGGGTGGGCGTAGTGTTATTTCTAGAAAATCTTGA